One part of the Cottoperca gobio chromosome 14, fCotGob3.1, whole genome shotgun sequence genome encodes these proteins:
- the LOC115018838 gene encoding solute carrier family 22 member 5-like produces MKDYEETIAFLGQWGRFQQIVFFLLCASIMPNGFGAFSVVFLTDVQSHHCIVPEVNLTQDWRNAIIPIEVVNGKQELSRCSRYRLDVVRNLSAQGFIPGIDVNLTDLEQEGCVDGWSYSKDIYQSTLVSEFDLVCRDQWKQPFTATVYFLGFVVGSFFSGQLSDRFGRKLVFFATMAVQTVFTFVQIFSPSWTVFSILHFISGLGQISNYVSTFVLGTEILTGNVRVLFSSLGVCLGFAIGYMVLPLFAYFLRDWKSLVIAISLPGLLYIPLWRFIPESPRWLLSQGRVEEAEAIVREAAKRNRVEAPLVIFEDYRAHDDKTNTEPKELPNVFNLLRTRNIRNTTVILSLVWFTLTTGYFGLSLNTSRLHANPYISCFISAAVEVPAYISSWLALQYLTRRLSVICILLLGGVSLLLITLVPQTLSELSVALEMLGKFGITTCSSLMYVYTAELYPTVLRNTATGVCSTASRIGSCIAPFLLQLSQYYKYLPYITLGTLAAGSAFAALFLPETFGQPLPQTIQQMHKRESMKCPCITRKEHSIPGVLLESRL; encoded by the exons ATGAAGGATTATGAAGAGACCATCGCTTTTCTGGGTCAGTGGGGACGTTTCCAGCAGATTGTCTTCTTCCTGCTCTGTGCCAGCATAATGCCCAATGGATTTGGTGCTTTCTCTGTTGTCTTCCTGACTGATGTCCAAAGTCACCACTGCATTGTTCCTGAGGTTAACCTGACCCAAGATTGGCGCAATGCTATCATCCCGATTGAG GTGGTGAATGGGAAACAGGAGCTGAGCAGATGCAGCAGGTACAGGCTGGATGTGGTCAGAAATCTCTCTGCTCAGGGATTCATTCCTGGCATAGACGTCAACCTCACTGACCTGGAGCAGGAGGGCTGTGTGGACGGGTGGAGCTACAGCAAAGACATCTACCAGTCTACCTTAGTCTCTGAG TTCGACCTGGTGTGCAGGGATCAGTGGAAGCAGCCGTTTACTGCCACAGTTTACTTCCTGGGATTTGTTGTTGGATCTTTCTTCTCAGGACAGCTCTCAGACAG GTTTGGAAGAAAGCTTGTTTTCTTTGCCACCATGGCAGTTCAGACAGTTTTTACCTTTGTTCAAATATTTTCACCTTCTTGGACGGTGTTCTCCATTCTCCACTTCATCAGCGGTTTGGGACAGATCTCCAACTATGTATCTACTTTTGTGCTGG GCACTGAGATCTTAACTGGCAACGTACGGGTCCTGTTCTCATCCCTGGGTGTGTGTCTGGGTTTTGCCATTGGCTACATGGTTCTGCCTCTCTTTGCTTACTTTTTAAGGGACTGGAAATCTCTCGTGATTGCCATCTCTCTGCCTGGCCTGCTCTACATCCCTCTCTGGAG GTTCATCCCAGAGTCGCCTCGGTGGCTGCTCTCTCAGGGAAGAGTGGAGGAGGCTGAGGCCATCGTGAGAGAGGCTGCTAAGAGGAACAGAGTTGAGGCTCCACTGGTCATCTTTGAAGATTACAGAGCACAT GATGATAAGACAAATACAGAACCCAAGGAACTCCCCAATGTCTTCAACCTGTTGAGGACAAGAAACATCAGAAACACAACCGTCATTCTGAGCCTGGTTTG GTTCACTCTGACTACTGGCTACTTTGGTCTTTCCCTGAACACATCCCGACTTCATGCTAACCCCTATATCAGCTGCTTCATCTCAGCAGCTGTAGAGGTACCAGCTTACATTTCCAGCTGGCTGGCACTTCAATACCTTACACGCCGACTGTCCGTCATCTGTATCCTGCTCCTTGGTGGAGTGTCGCTGCTTTTAATTACACTAGTACCTCAAA CTTTATCAGAACTGTCTGTTGCCCTGGAGATGCTGGGTAAATTTGGTATTACCACCTGTTCATCACTGATGTATGTGTACACAGCAGAGCTTTACCCGACAGTGCTCAGGAACACAGCGACAGGGGTATGCTCTACTGCTTCCAGAATAGGCAGCTGCATTGCTCCTTTTTTGTTACAGCTGA GTCAATATTATAAGTATCTGCCTTATATTACACTGGGGACTCTGGCTGCTGGTTCGGCCTTCGCTGCTCTCTTCCTGCCAGAGACTTTTGGACAACCTCTACCTCAAACTATTCAACAGATGCATAAGAGAGAAAG CATGAAGTGCCCATGCATCACAAGAAAAGAACATTCAATACCTGGGGTGCTTTTGGAAAGTCGACTCTga